The DNA window GAGCGATTATCCGGCGGTGGCGGCGGCGCGTCCGCCCGGGGCGCCGCTGCGCGAGGGCCGCCCGCCGCGCCGGGCGCTCCGGTTCCTCAAGGCCTACTGGACCACGTTCCGGGTGATCCACAGCTACCTGTGGCTGCGGTTCTGGGCCCGGTGGCGCTCCGACGAGTGGGTCGATCGCCGCCTGCGCGCCGCGCACCTGCGCAACGCCCGACGGATCGAGCGGACCATCTGCGAGCTCCAGGGCCTGTTCATCAAGGTCGGACAGGTCATCTCGATCATGACCAACTTCTTGCCGGAGGAGTTCCGGCGCCAGCTCGAGGGGCTGCAGGACCACGTCCCGCCGCGGCCCTACCCCGACATCGCCGCGCGCATCCGCGAGGAGCTCGCCGGCGAGCCCGACGCGGTCTTCGCGTCGTTCGACCGCACGCCGATCGCGTCGGCGTCGATCGGCCAGGTCCACCGCGCGCGCCTGCACTCGGGCGAGGACGTCGCGGTCAAGGTCCAGTACCCCGACATCGACGAGATCGTGCGCGGCGACCTGCGCACGCTCCGTCGGATCTTCCGGATCGTGCAGTGGTTCGTGCCGTACCAGGGCCTCGACGACGTCTACCGCGAGATCCGCGCGATCGTGCTGGCCGAGCTCGACTTCCGGGCCGAGGCCGACAACGGCGATCGCATCGCCGCCAACTTCACCGATCGCCCCGACGTGGCGTTCCCCAAGGTCGTGCGCGAGCGCTCGACCGCGCGCGTGCTGACCACGCGCTTCGAGCCCGGCGTCAAGATCTCCGACGCCGCCGGCGTCAAGGCGATGGGGCTCGACCGCCGCGGCGTGGCCCGGCAGGTCGTCGAGGTCTACTGCCAGCAGATCTTCACCGACGGCGCCTACCACGCCGACCCGCACCCCGGGAACCTGCTCGTCCGGCCGCGCGCCGACGGCGAGGGCGCCGAGCTGGTGTTCCTGGACTTCGGCGCGGTCGCGACGATCTCGCCCGAGTTCCGGCAGGGCATCGTCGAGCTGATCCAGGGCGGCCTGACCCGCGACACCCCACGGATCGTCCGGGCGATGCGGCAGATGGGCTTCGTGGCCCGCGGCGCCGACGACCGCGTGTTCGAGCAGGTCATCGAGTACTTCCACGATCGCTTCAGCGAGAGCATCTCGCTCGACACGCTCAACCTGAAGGATCTGAAGGTCGACCCCGAGAAGACGCTCGAGAAGAGCCTCGAGAGCCTGGCCGACCTGCGCAAGATGGACATCTCGTTGCGCGAGCTGTCCGAGAGCTTCCACGTGCCCAAGGAGGCGATCGTCCTCGAGCGTACGCTGCTGCTGCTCACCGGCCTGTGCACCGAGCTCGACCCGACGCTCAACCCGATGGCGGTGATCCGGCCGTACCTCGAGCGGTTCGTGCTCGGCGACAGCGACTGGTCGGCCGTGCTGATGGACACCAGCCGCGACGTCATGATGAGCGTGGCGTCGCTGCCCGGCGAGCTGCGCCGGTTCCTGCGCCAGGCCCACGCCGGCGACCTGCGCCTGCGGGTGTCGAACCTCGACACCTCGAGCCAG is part of the Myxococcales bacterium genome and encodes:
- a CDS encoding AarF/ABC1/UbiB kinase family protein, producing MDAARRTSLTDAAEDSSDYPAVAAARPPGAPLREGRPPRRALRFLKAYWTTFRVIHSYLWLRFWARWRSDEWVDRRLRAAHLRNARRIERTICELQGLFIKVGQVISIMTNFLPEEFRRQLEGLQDHVPPRPYPDIAARIREELAGEPDAVFASFDRTPIASASIGQVHRARLHSGEDVAVKVQYPDIDEIVRGDLRTLRRIFRIVQWFVPYQGLDDVYREIRAIVLAELDFRAEADNGDRIAANFTDRPDVAFPKVVRERSTARVLTTRFEPGVKISDAAGVKAMGLDRRGVARQVVEVYCQQIFTDGAYHADPHPGNLLVRPRADGEGAELVFLDFGAVATISPEFRQGIVELIQGGLTRDTPRIVRAMRQMGFVARGADDRVFEQVIEYFHDRFSESISLDTLNLKDLKVDPEKTLEKSLESLADLRKMDISLRELSESFHVPKEAIVLERTLLLLTGLCTELDPTLNPMAVIRPYLERFVLGDSDWSAVLMDTSRDVMMSVASLPGELRRFLRQAHAGDLRLRVSNLDTSSQLLYRLGHQGIFAAVGIAGAAFALVLEGRGELARADWGWWTARIAGVMLVWSWWTSRALLRRKRT